The following coding sequences lie in one Gammaproteobacteria bacterium genomic window:
- a CDS encoding VWA domain-containing protein — MSESVAFQFLNPGWLLLLAPAWWLVWIFSKHAGRQSMWSRVCDPRLLDKMIAGGRTWNSTRMLTWILGLVLTLSIIAAAGPSWRKQSHPILESTSARVVALDLSRSMLVKDVEPTRFDNAIAAAREIIGTEFDGETGLVVFAGRAFVVSPLSRDAKTLLAFLEALDPSTMPEDGTRIDLAIGAAQDLLTASFAGVGQILIITAGASNDSTATIQAARVAAGQGHRISVLAIGTAQGGPLADPGGQLLRDNNGKVVLARTNFKLLERITDIGNGTSIALNRNSGNSGLLISRLGASALIESERNADSSQRAAANDGAWIVWLVLPFALVLFRKNLIWMILLSVLIPGERELYAKEWDSFWQHREKLAYQYYLRGDYQSSLALSSDPRLQGAAYYRDGQYQQALEYFDVGDSAGSLYNLGNTLAHQNRFSEAIIAYQKALDLEPALEPARYNKRLLELYLEQQADSGGEQYDGSAGDESSAEFSNSTETETRIGVAESMTNPADDPQIGPGLGASLQPGQVDPFERFDGREEALQRFVLRAQQGEQSADPEFMERWIRSLPETSTDLFRRIFLRDAQRQERQPK, encoded by the coding sequence GTGAGCGAATCCGTCGCATTCCAGTTTCTTAATCCGGGCTGGCTGTTGCTGTTAGCACCAGCCTGGTGGCTGGTCTGGATCTTTTCAAAGCATGCGGGTCGCCAATCCATGTGGAGCAGGGTGTGCGATCCCAGGCTGCTGGATAAAATGATAGCCGGTGGTCGAACCTGGAACAGCACCCGGATGCTGACCTGGATCCTGGGCCTGGTCCTGACCCTGTCCATTATCGCGGCGGCCGGTCCGAGCTGGCGCAAGCAATCCCATCCCATCCTGGAATCAACCAGTGCCCGGGTCGTGGCCCTGGATCTATCTCGCTCGATGCTGGTAAAAGACGTCGAGCCAACGCGCTTCGATAACGCGATTGCCGCCGCCCGGGAAATTATCGGCACGGAATTTGACGGTGAAACCGGGTTGGTAGTATTCGCGGGTCGTGCCTTCGTGGTGTCACCATTGTCGCGAGATGCCAAAACACTACTGGCCTTCCTGGAAGCTCTCGATCCCAGCACCATGCCGGAGGATGGCACGCGCATAGATCTGGCGATTGGCGCTGCGCAGGATTTGCTCACGGCCTCTTTCGCCGGCGTCGGCCAGATTCTGATTATCACGGCAGGCGCGAGCAATGACAGCACCGCGACGATACAGGCGGCACGCGTCGCTGCCGGCCAGGGCCATCGCATTTCCGTACTCGCGATCGGGACTGCGCAGGGCGGACCGTTAGCGGATCCCGGGGGCCAGTTGCTGCGTGACAACAACGGGAAAGTGGTACTGGCCAGGACTAACTTCAAGTTGCTGGAACGGATTACCGATATTGGCAACGGAACCAGCATTGCATTGAATAGAAACAGTGGTAATAGCGGGCTTCTGATTTCACGCCTTGGCGCCAGCGCGTTAATCGAATCGGAGAGGAACGCCGACAGTTCACAACGCGCAGCCGCCAACGACGGTGCCTGGATAGTCTGGTTGGTGCTGCCGTTTGCACTGGTTTTGTTCCGTAAAAACCTGATCTGGATGATCCTGCTAAGCGTTCTGATCCCGGGCGAGCGTGAACTCTATGCAAAGGAGTGGGACTCGTTCTGGCAGCATCGGGAAAAACTCGCCTACCAGTACTATTTGCGAGGTGACTACCAGTCGTCCCTGGCACTCTCCAGTGATCCCCGTTTACAGGGCGCTGCTTATTACCGTGACGGGCAGTACCAGCAAGCCCTGGAATATTTCGATGTTGGCGATTCCGCAGGCTCGCTATACAACCTCGGCAACACGCTGGCACATCAAAACAGGTTTTCCGAAGCCATCATCGCCTATCAAAAAGCACTCGACCTGGAACCTGCTCTTGAACCTGCCAGATATAACAAGCGTCTTCTAGAACTCTATCTGGAGCAGCAAGCCGACTCTGGCGGAGAGCAATACGACGGCTCTGCCGGTGATGAGTCCTCGGCCGAGTTCTCGAACTCGACCGAAACCGAAACCCGCATTGGTGTTGCGGAATCAATGACGAATCCCGCCGATGATCCCCAGATAGGCCCGGGTCTCGGCGCCTCGTTGCAACCGGGACAGGTTGATCCTTTCGAGCGTTTTGATGGTCGGGAAGAAGCATTGCAGCGATTTGTCCTCAGAGCCCAGCAAGGTGAACAGTCTGCGGATCCGGAATTTATGGAACGCTGGATCAGGAGCTTACCCGAAACTTCGACCGACCTGTTTCGGCGCATTTTTTTAAGGGATGCCCAGCGACAGGAGCGTCAGCCAAAATAG
- a CDS encoding 3-hydroxyacyl-CoA dehydrogenase NAD-binding domain-containing protein, whose translation MSATIADWQSHCDDDGILWLILDKQDTDTNVLSVSVLEQLDSLLDELGSNPPKAIIFRSGKAKGFIAGADVNEFLEVTSTQEALIMIKRGQTLFSRIEALPCPTVALIEGFCMGGGTELALACDYRVALDDTGTRIGLPEVKLGIHPAYGGVVRATSMINPLNSLEIMLSGRALTARAARAIGLVDVAQPKRQIERAAREIALSHPPRQSMPLIGKILSLPGIRNLLAGYMKKQVEKKAPRLHYPAPYAILDVWAGYCGDNKRMMEEEANSVARLIQGDKVRNLIRVFFLQTRLKGLGDKKSFNPQHVHVIGAGTMGGDIAAWCALRGFTVTLQDREAKYLSNAFKRAHQLFGKRLKTTQDRNAALDSMIPDINGDGITRADVVIEAIFEDIDAKQAIYKDIEPRMKPGAVLATNTSSIPLETLATVLKEPNRLVGIHFFNPVAMMPLVEIVRTASSSEETVQNAIAFTQHIGKLPLPVKSSPGFLVNRILMPYLVEAFTLYDEGIAPEAIDKAATDFGMPMGPVELADTVGLDICQSVAQNLSAAYGIDVPAGLNKFVDSKQLGKKSGRGFYHYKKGKPVRDKNAGLGDQKVIQNRLVFRLLNEAAACLQEEIVADKDLLDAGIIFGTGFAPFRGGPMQHSLQEGTESLNAAMADYESKFGERFHPAEGWSLVTG comes from the coding sequence ATGAGTGCAACCATAGCCGATTGGCAAAGCCACTGCGATGACGACGGAATCCTGTGGCTCATCCTCGATAAACAAGATACCGATACCAATGTACTTTCGGTCTCGGTGCTGGAGCAACTAGATAGCCTGTTGGACGAGCTCGGCAGTAATCCACCCAAGGCGATCATTTTTCGTTCGGGTAAGGCGAAGGGATTTATCGCGGGTGCTGACGTCAACGAGTTTCTCGAGGTAACGTCCACGCAGGAAGCCCTGATCATGATCAAACGCGGGCAGACCCTGTTTAGTCGTATCGAGGCGCTGCCCTGCCCGACCGTGGCGCTGATCGAGGGCTTTTGCATGGGTGGCGGTACCGAGCTCGCACTCGCCTGTGATTATCGTGTTGCTCTGGACGATACCGGAACTCGCATCGGCCTGCCCGAGGTAAAACTGGGCATTCACCCGGCCTACGGTGGTGTGGTACGTGCGACTTCGATGATTAACCCTTTGAATTCTCTGGAAATTATGCTCTCTGGCCGGGCATTGACGGCGCGAGCCGCGCGTGCAATCGGGCTGGTTGATGTCGCTCAACCTAAGCGGCAGATCGAGCGTGCAGCGCGTGAGATCGCATTGAGTCATCCTCCTCGGCAAAGCATGCCACTGATCGGCAAAATCTTATCCTTGCCCGGAATTCGAAACCTGCTGGCCGGATACATGAAAAAGCAGGTTGAGAAAAAAGCACCGCGACTGCATTACCCTGCCCCTTACGCGATTCTCGACGTCTGGGCCGGTTACTGCGGCGACAACAAGCGCATGATGGAAGAGGAAGCCAATTCGGTTGCACGATTGATCCAGGGTGACAAGGTGCGTAACCTGATTCGGGTATTCTTCCTGCAAACGCGCTTGAAGGGGCTGGGTGATAAGAAATCATTCAATCCGCAGCACGTGCATGTCATCGGTGCCGGCACCATGGGCGGGGATATCGCGGCCTGGTGTGCGTTGCGCGGTTTCACCGTGACGCTGCAGGATCGGGAGGCAAAGTACCTGAGCAATGCCTTTAAGCGTGCCCACCAGTTATTTGGCAAGCGCCTGAAAACCACGCAGGATCGTAATGCCGCACTGGATAGCATGATCCCGGACATCAATGGAGATGGCATAACCAGGGCCGATGTGGTGATCGAGGCTATATTCGAGGATATCGATGCCAAGCAAGCGATATATAAGGACATCGAACCGCGGATGAAACCCGGTGCAGTGCTGGCAACCAACACCTCGAGTATCCCGCTGGAAACACTGGCGACGGTTTTGAAAGAACCCAATCGCCTGGTCGGTATTCATTTTTTCAACCCGGTGGCGATGATGCCGCTGGTAGAGATTGTCCGGACTGCCTCGTCTTCCGAGGAAACAGTGCAAAACGCCATTGCATTCACGCAGCACATCGGCAAATTACCGCTACCGGTCAAGAGTTCTCCGGGCTTTCTCGTGAATCGCATCCTGATGCCATACCTGGTCGAGGCATTCACGCTCTACGACGAGGGAATCGCACCCGAGGCAATCGATAAGGCGGCCACCGATTTCGGTATGCCGATGGGACCGGTTGAACTCGCCGATACCGTGGGTCTCGATATCTGTCAATCGGTGGCGCAGAATCTATCCGCCGCTTACGGCATCGATGTGCCCGCGGGTCTGAATAAGTTTGTCGACTCGAAGCAACTCGGTAAAAAATCCGGGCGTGGCTTTTACCACTACAAGAAAGGCAAACCCGTCAGGGATAAAAATGCCGGTCTCGGGGACCAGAAAGTGATCCAGAATAGGCTTGTTTTCCGCCTCCTGAACGAGGCAGCGGCCTGCCTGCAGGAAGAGATCGTGGCTGATAAGGATCTGCTGGACGCCGGTATCATTTTCGGTACCGGGTTTGCACCTTTCCGTGGTGGCCCGATGCAGCACAGCCTGCAGGAAGGAACGGAGTCGCTGAATGCCGCGATGGCGGATTACGAGTCGAAATTCGGTGAACGGTTTCACCCCGCCGAGGGTTGGTCGTTGGTTACCGGGTAA
- a CDS encoding acetyl-CoA C-acetyltransferase — protein sequence MATTNKKYAKPVYLVDGNRTPFLKARGKPGPFKHADLGIYAARTLLARMPFEATEFDEVIFGSTMPGPDEANIARVVALRLGCGDRVPAYTVHRNCASGMQALDNAAMSIVTGRSDLVLAGGIESMSHAPLLLHPKMVNWLADWWGAKSIGQKLKVLGRFNPRFMAPVIALLKGLTDPVVGLNMGQTAEQIAYRFGITRTQMDQFALESHQKLYQAQQDHELSEVVPLYDARGQVYDLDDGVRPDSTLEKLAKLRPAFDKPYGLVTPGNSAQITDGAAALVMASAAAVKKYDLPILARIVSTQWAALNPAEMGLGPAHAIAPLLKSQRLKIDDIDYWEINEAFAAQVLAVLAALNDKDYCKQQLGLRSAVGQIPLERLNIHGGGVSLGHPVGASGARIVLHLAKVLEQKNAATGIASLCIGGGQGGAMLIERSAS from the coding sequence ATGGCAACTACCAATAAAAAATATGCCAAGCCCGTTTACCTGGTTGATGGCAATCGCACACCCTTCCTGAAAGCTCGCGGCAAACCCGGTCCATTCAAACATGCCGACCTCGGCATTTATGCCGCCAGGACCTTACTGGCGCGAATGCCATTTGAAGCAACCGAGTTTGACGAAGTCATTTTCGGATCCACCATGCCTGGTCCGGACGAAGCGAACATTGCACGCGTCGTTGCGTTACGGCTCGGTTGTGGTGATCGCGTACCGGCTTACACGGTACATCGTAATTGTGCCTCCGGCATGCAGGCGCTCGATAATGCGGCAATGTCCATTGTCACGGGACGCTCAGACCTGGTCCTGGCCGGCGGTATCGAATCGATGAGCCATGCGCCACTGCTATTGCATCCGAAAATGGTTAACTGGCTGGCAGACTGGTGGGGAGCAAAATCGATCGGGCAGAAATTGAAAGTGCTGGGTAGATTCAACCCACGCTTTATGGCGCCGGTAATTGCGTTGCTGAAAGGACTGACCGACCCTGTTGTCGGATTAAACATGGGACAAACCGCGGAGCAGATTGCCTACCGGTTCGGTATCACGCGCACTCAAATGGATCAATTTGCACTCGAGAGCCACCAGAAACTGTACCAGGCCCAGCAAGATCACGAATTATCGGAAGTGGTGCCTTTATATGACGCCCGCGGCCAGGTTTACGACCTGGATGACGGCGTGAGGCCCGATTCCACGCTGGAAAAACTCGCCAAATTACGTCCTGCTTTCGACAAACCCTACGGTCTGGTAACCCCGGGTAATAGCGCACAGATCACTGACGGCGCAGCCGCGCTGGTTATGGCGAGCGCGGCCGCCGTTAAAAAATACGATTTACCGATACTCGCTCGAATCGTATCAACCCAGTGGGCGGCGCTCAATCCTGCAGAAATGGGTCTGGGACCAGCACACGCAATTGCGCCCTTGCTGAAGTCACAGCGGCTCAAGATCGATGATATTGATTACTGGGAAATCAACGAGGCGTTTGCGGCCCAGGTGCTTGCAGTACTAGCCGCACTAAATGACAAGGATTACTGCAAACAGCAGCTGGGCTTGCGCTCGGCGGTCGGTCAAATACCGCTTGAGCGCCTCAATATTCACGGCGGTGGCGTCAGCCTCGGACATCCGGTGGGTGCCAGTGGTGCCCGTATCGTGTTACACCTGGCAAAGGTACTGGAGCAAAAAAATGCTGCTACCGGGATCGCATCACTCTGTATTGGCGGTGGCCAGGGTGGCGCGATGTTGATCGAAAGGAGTGCGTCATGA